The Streptomyces sp. NBC_00435 nucleotide sequence CAGGGTCCCTACCGGCTTCATGCACGAAGGGCACGTCTCGCCCGGCGGCGCAAAGGTCTCGTACTCCCAGAGTCGAGCGTCCGTATCAGTCGTCGCTGCCATGTCTTGCCGTCCCCTCACGTGGTCCGATGACGACCACGCTAGGAATCGACCGGGGCCAACTTCCAGCGAGTTCTACGCTGTTGCACACGACTTCTCAACGCAGCGCGTCGATTGCGGCAGTGACCAGGGTGCGGGCCTCTGCGCCATACGCCGTCATTTTCTGTAGGTCACCCCATGCCTTGACGTACATGCCTACTTCGCCCGGCGCCGTGAGCGTCACCTGTGCCGTCAGCAATTCCACATGCACGCGCTGATCATCGAAAATGTCGAATGTCTCCAAGGTCCACATGCCTCGTTCACGCGCTGCGAAAGGGATGATCCCGAGTGAGACAGCAGGCAGTGACATGACGGATAGCAGGTGCCCCAACTGTCCGGCCATCGTCTCGGGGTCGCCCACCTGGTAGCGCAACACTGCTTCCTCTACCAGCAGCGCGAAGCGGTGTGTTCCTTCATGCAGAACACGGGCGCGGGACATGCGGGCGTCGACTGCTTCCGCCGTGTCGTTGGGGGTGCCATGGAACCGGCTGATGGACGAGAGGAGCGCGGCGGCGTAGGCAGGTGTCTGGAACAGTCCGGGCACAAGGTGGGAGGCGTACCCCCGGTGCAGCTTGGTTCGCTCGTACAGCGGGACACGGGACTCCTGGAGACGGCGCAAGCCGGTTCGCTGGAGGCGCTTCCACTCCAGATACATGGAGTCAGCCGTGCGTGAGGTGGCAACGATGTCCGGGGCCTGGTCGTCAGCACCACACCCAGCGCACCAATCGCGAATGTCCGCGTCCGAGGGCGGTGTGATCGCATTCTCGATGCGGGACACCTTGGACTTGTGCCAGCCGCAGCGAGCCGCCAGCTCATGCCCTTTCAGGCCAGCGTCAAGGCGAACCTCCCGCAGACGTGCCGCGACGGCCTTGCGTGCGTTCTCGACGCTGGAAGACTGATAGCTGGGCATGGGCTGGCGGAGGGCTGACGAGGGTCAGACCGCGAACTCCTCGTGGGGTGTGGAACGGTCCCAAACAGACTCGAACGCGTCGGCGCACATCTTCGTCACTTGTGGGTCGTCGTTCAGCTCGTGGCCCACGAATGCCCCGTCTCCGGCGAAGTGGCCGAAGCGGATAAGACGGTCATCGAACAGCCAGAAGTCCGCCCCGGGCAAAGCGAGCGTGGCAGC carries:
- a CDS encoding helix-turn-helix domain-containing protein; the protein is MPSYQSSSVENARKAVAARLREVRLDAGLKGHELAARCGWHKSKVSRIENAITPPSDADIRDWCAGCGADDQAPDIVATSRTADSMYLEWKRLQRTGLRRLQESRVPLYERTKLHRGYASHLVPGLFQTPAYAAALLSSISRFHGTPNDTAEAVDARMSRARVLHEGTHRFALLVEEAVLRYQVGDPETMAGQLGHLLSVMSLPAVSLGIIPFAARERGMWTLETFDIFDDQRVHVELLTAQVTLTAPGEVGMYVKAWGDLQKMTAYGAEARTLVTAAIDALR